From Roseibium alexandrii DFL-11, the proteins below share one genomic window:
- a CDS encoding ATP-binding cassette domain-containing protein, giving the protein MSEAADNLVQLTRAGIQKSGSWLVRGVDLTVSPGEIVTLIGPNGSGKSTTAKMALGIHKPTEGFAVRRHGLSVGYVPQKLSIDWTLPLNVKRFMRLTNPLSDAECMVALERTGAARLVGEEMRTLSGGELQRVMLARAIARSPDLLVLDEPVQGVDYAGEIAIYSLISEIRKTIGCGILMISHDLHVVMAAADQVVCLNGHVCCRGTPSDVSRDQNYHQLFGTRAGGALAVYEHDHDHVHLPDGRVRHSDGTVCDHCPGEHDHTHEAHGISGGQPSDETAPHKRVAGGVADA; this is encoded by the coding sequence ATGAGCGAAGCAGCCGACAATCTGGTGCAGTTGACCCGGGCCGGGATCCAAAAGAGCGGCAGCTGGCTTGTGCGCGGTGTCGATTTGACCGTTTCACCCGGTGAAATTGTTACCCTGATAGGTCCGAACGGGTCCGGGAAGTCGACGACGGCGAAGATGGCGTTGGGGATCCATAAGCCAACAGAAGGATTTGCAGTCAGGCGCCACGGTCTCTCCGTTGGGTATGTTCCACAGAAACTTTCGATAGACTGGACGCTGCCGCTAAATGTCAAAAGGTTCATGCGGCTCACCAACCCTTTGTCCGATGCCGAATGCATGGTCGCGCTCGAACGTACCGGTGCGGCCCGATTGGTGGGCGAGGAAATGCGCACGCTGTCTGGCGGCGAGCTGCAACGGGTGATGCTGGCCCGGGCTATTGCGCGGTCGCCGGATCTCCTTGTTCTGGATGAGCCTGTTCAAGGCGTCGATTATGCCGGCGAGATTGCGATTTACAGCCTGATTTCCGAAATCCGGAAGACGATCGGATGCGGCATCTTGATGATTTCGCACGATCTGCACGTGGTCATGGCAGCGGCGGATCAGGTGGTGTGCCTGAATGGTCATGTCTGCTGTCGCGGCACCCCATCCGATGTTAGCAGGGACCAGAATTATCATCAGTTGTTTGGGACTAGAGCCGGTGGTGCGTTGGCAGTCTACGAACACGATCATGATCATGTTCATCTGCCTGATGGTCGCGTCCGCCATTCAGACGGTACGGTCTGCGATCATTGCCCTGGAGAGCATGACCATACACATGAGGCTCACGGGATATCCGGGGGACAGCCTTCGGACGAAACAGCCCCTCATAAACGGGTCGCGGGCGGTGTAGCCGATGCTTGA
- a CDS encoding metal ABC transporter permease: MLDDFFTRALIAGIGVALVAGPLGCFVVWRRMSYFGDTLSHAALLGVALALLLDVNITLSVGAVSIVLALLLLALRHGDTLPSDALLGLLSHSALAIGLVCLAFMTWVRVDLLGLLFGDILSVTRTDIAMIYGGGAIVLGGLLLIWRQLFAATVSSDLAGAEGLRPDRAELVFMLLTAIVIAISLKIIGALLITALLILPAAAARRWAGSPEQMAVIAAFAGVVAVVAGLNGSLYYDTPSGPSIVVAAMLIFVLSLFPVRRLIQKLTAENRGGI; this comes from the coding sequence ATGCTTGATGATTTTTTCACGCGGGCGTTGATCGCAGGCATTGGCGTGGCCTTGGTCGCAGGACCATTGGGATGTTTCGTGGTCTGGCGCCGCATGTCCTATTTTGGCGACACCCTTTCCCATGCAGCACTACTTGGCGTGGCGCTGGCCTTGTTGCTGGATGTCAACATCACGTTGTCTGTCGGGGCGGTCTCCATTGTGCTCGCACTGCTCCTTCTCGCCCTTCGCCATGGAGATACTCTGCCGTCCGATGCGCTTCTGGGTTTGCTGTCCCATTCTGCGCTCGCGATCGGCCTTGTCTGCCTGGCTTTCATGACCTGGGTTCGAGTGGATCTGTTAGGGCTTTTGTTCGGCGATATACTTTCGGTCACGAGGACGGACATCGCGATGATCTATGGCGGCGGCGCCATTGTTCTCGGCGGACTGCTGCTGATCTGGCGTCAACTTTTTGCGGCGACTGTCAGTTCTGATCTTGCCGGGGCAGAAGGATTGCGCCCGGATCGGGCGGAATTGGTCTTCATGCTACTGACGGCAATTGTCATTGCGATTTCGTTGAAGATCATCGGCGCGCTCCTGATCACGGCGCTGCTAATTTTGCCGGCAGCCGCGGCCCGCAGGTGGGCAGGGTCACCGGAACAAATGGCCGTTATTGCAGCATTCGCCGGCGTGGTAGCTGTGGTTGCAGGGCTCAATGGTTCTCTTTACTACGATACCCCGTCAGGACCGTCGATTGTGGTCGCTGCCATGCTAATTTTTGTGCTCAGCCTTTTTCCGGTTCGAAGGTTGATTCAGAAACTGACCGCTGAAAACCGGGGAGGGATTTAG
- a CDS encoding mannose-1-phosphate guanylyltransferase/mannose-6-phosphate isomerase produces MIYPCILSGGIGSRLWPLSRKDRPKQFLPIFGGESLFQKTCKRVSGEGFSNPIVIGGDSHRFLMGEQLAEIDTAATTILLEPVGRNTAPPALMAALLAYEQDPNALILLLPSDHLIGKEDVFMTAVHHARDAALSGKIVTFGITPTEPNTGYGYIKLEPGSDPIRGVAAFVEKPDLERAKAFLADGAHVWNAGIFLYSAKTMIQAFKTYQPALSEAITALMATRHGDLDFTRLDEDGFAALENISIDYAIMEKADNVVCAPMAPDWDDLGSWSAIWGVLDKDGSGNSAIGDARFLDCKECLAYADQRLVSVIGLEDVMVIATTDSVLVAHKDKAQDVKKVVEQLESEGRSETERHPRTYRPWGYTERINAGDRFAVQSMMIKPGKRLSLQSHLHRAEHWVVVSGTLEITINGQVSLLTENQSAYVPLGAQHTLHNPGRIPVRMIEVQSGTYLQEDDIVRHS; encoded by the coding sequence ATGATTTATCCCTGCATTTTGTCTGGTGGTATTGGATCCCGCCTTTGGCCCCTGTCCCGCAAAGACCGCCCAAAACAATTTTTGCCGATATTCGGCGGCGAGAGCCTGTTCCAAAAGACCTGCAAGCGGGTCTCCGGCGAAGGTTTTTCCAATCCGATCGTAATCGGTGGTGACAGCCATCGCTTCTTGATGGGCGAACAGCTTGCCGAGATCGACACTGCGGCAACAACGATCCTGCTGGAACCGGTGGGCCGGAACACCGCCCCACCTGCCCTCATGGCCGCTCTGCTGGCGTATGAGCAGGATCCGAATGCCCTGATCCTGCTTCTTCCGTCAGACCACCTGATCGGCAAGGAAGATGTGTTCATGACGGCGGTCCACCATGCGCGGGACGCTGCCCTGTCGGGCAAAATCGTCACATTTGGCATCACGCCGACCGAGCCCAACACAGGATACGGGTATATCAAACTTGAGCCGGGCAGCGACCCGATTCGCGGCGTGGCAGCTTTTGTTGAAAAGCCGGACCTTGAGCGGGCAAAAGCCTTTTTGGCCGATGGTGCCCATGTCTGGAATGCAGGGATTTTTCTCTATTCAGCGAAGACAATGATCCAGGCCTTCAAGACTTATCAACCGGCTTTGTCAGAGGCGATTACCGCGCTGATGGCCACCCGCCATGGTGATCTCGACTTCACCCGTCTCGATGAGGACGGCTTTGCAGCTCTGGAAAACATCTCAATCGACTATGCGATCATGGAAAAGGCAGACAACGTAGTCTGCGCGCCGATGGCTCCGGACTGGGATGATCTCGGCTCGTGGTCAGCGATCTGGGGTGTACTTGACAAAGACGGCAGCGGAAACTCGGCGATCGGTGATGCCCGTTTCCTCGACTGCAAGGAATGCCTTGCCTATGCCGACCAACGGCTGGTGTCCGTCATCGGCCTGGAAGATGTCATGGTGATTGCGACCACAGACAGTGTGCTGGTTGCCCACAAGGACAAGGCGCAGGATGTAAAGAAGGTGGTCGAGCAGCTGGAATCGGAAGGGCGCAGCGAAACCGAACGCCATCCGCGCACCTACCGTCCCTGGGGCTATACGGAGCGCATCAATGCGGGCGACCGTTTTGCAGTTCAGTCCATGATGATCAAACCTGGAAAGCGCCTCAGCCTTCAAAGCCATTTGCACCGGGCCGAGCATTGGGTCGTTGTTTCCGGGACGCTGGAGATCACCATCAACGGTCAGGTGAGCCTTCTGACGGAAAACCAGTCCGCATATGTCCCGCTCGGAGCGCAGCATACTCTGCACAATCCCGGCCGCATTCCGGTTCGAATGATCGAGGTGCAATCCGGAACCTACCTTCAGGAAGACGATATCGTCCGCCACTCCTAA
- a CDS encoding tetratricopeptide repeat protein, with protein MSDIFREVDEDIRHEKYRRLWDRFGSWVIAVAVLIVVGTGGYRGWLYWQDTQSQSAGDTFLEAVSLSEAGQYSEASQLYTELGSSIGGYPALAQMRQATDKANAGDATAALAEFDALSRDSNLAPALQNVAALRAAYIAVDSEPYDAIADRIESLTGDTDAFRAAARELLALSAWKNGDAETALTWITALEDDAETPQDIRQRVTLLGGLIRGQTGIPAEEGTAQ; from the coding sequence ATGTCTGATATTTTTCGTGAGGTCGATGAGGACATCCGCCATGAGAAGTACCGCCGTCTCTGGGACCGTTTCGGGTCTTGGGTGATAGCGGTCGCTGTCTTGATCGTGGTTGGCACCGGTGGTTACCGGGGCTGGCTCTATTGGCAAGACACCCAGTCTCAGTCAGCGGGGGACACATTCCTTGAGGCCGTCAGCTTGTCGGAGGCTGGTCAGTACTCGGAAGCTTCGCAGCTTTATACCGAGCTCGGGTCTTCCATCGGCGGATACCCGGCGCTCGCACAAATGCGCCAGGCAACCGACAAAGCCAATGCCGGTGACGCCACCGCCGCACTGGCTGAGTTCGATGCTCTGTCACGAGATTCGAATCTCGCACCGGCTCTGCAAAACGTAGCGGCTCTTCGCGCTGCCTACATTGCAGTCGACAGCGAGCCGTATGATGCGATTGCTGACCGGATCGAAAGCTTGACCGGCGATACGGATGCTTTTCGTGCTGCAGCCCGGGAACTGCTGGCTCTGAGCGCCTGGAAAAACGGTGATGCAGAGACGGCACTCACCTGGATCACGGCACTGGAAGATGATGCGGAGACCCCGCAAGACATTCGTCAACGCGTGACACTCCTGGGCGGACTGATCCGGGGACAGACCGGGATACCGGCTGAAGAGGGCACTGCGCAGTGA
- a CDS encoding NnrU family protein codes for MFLLIAGLILFLGIHSLPMFADKRAALEEKFGVLGYKGLFAVVSAIGFVMIIYGYGAARAEGPAILYDPPFWLRHVTMLFMIPVFIFLVAAYVPCRIKKALKHPMLVAVKMWAFSHLLTNGDLASVLLFGSFLVWAVADRISLKRRGLGGGAVMTKEPGKFSDIIVILVGLGLYVLFALKLHMLLIGVPVA; via the coding sequence ATGTTTTTGCTGATTGCCGGATTGATTCTGTTTTTGGGGATACACAGCCTGCCTATGTTCGCTGACAAGCGGGCGGCATTGGAAGAAAAGTTCGGTGTTCTTGGCTACAAAGGCCTGTTTGCTGTGGTCTCCGCTATCGGCTTTGTCATGATCATTTATGGCTACGGCGCTGCCCGCGCCGAAGGCCCCGCGATCCTTTATGACCCGCCATTCTGGTTGCGTCACGTGACCATGCTGTTCATGATTCCTGTCTTCATCTTTCTTGTTGCTGCCTATGTTCCGTGCCGGATAAAAAAGGCACTGAAACACCCGATGCTGGTTGCTGTGAAAATGTGGGCATTCTCCCACCTTCTCACCAATGGCGATCTGGCGTCTGTTCTGTTATTCGGTAGCTTCCTGGTCTGGGCGGTTGCGGATCGCATTTCATTGAAGCGCCGGGGACTTGGCGGCGGTGCAGTGATGACAAAAGAGCCCGGCAAGTTCTCCGACATCATCGTGATTCTTGTTGGTCTCGGTCTTTATGTCCTGTTTGCCTTGAAGCTCCATATGCTTTTGATCGGGGTGCCGGTTGCGTAA
- a CDS encoding PadR family transcriptional regulator, translating to MSVRGLCLAILSGGDATGYEIRKESTEGRFSYFDDASFGSIYPALARLEAEGMVTAREEPQAGKPSRKVYSITQAGRDEFIRSLCEPQAPDTFKSPFLLIALNAAKLPPDVLRRALERRKAQVHEELRLLSGIDNENGCTHAGSDWTRDYGIACMNFTLRYLEDHGEALIKIAEDAAAPSQAAAE from the coding sequence ATGAGTGTGCGCGGTTTGTGCCTAGCCATACTGTCCGGTGGGGACGCCACCGGATACGAAATACGCAAAGAATCGACAGAAGGCCGGTTCAGCTATTTCGACGACGCAAGCTTTGGCTCCATCTACCCTGCCCTGGCGCGCCTGGAAGCGGAAGGCATGGTCACCGCGCGTGAGGAACCGCAAGCCGGAAAACCATCCCGCAAGGTCTATTCCATCACACAGGCCGGGCGAGATGAATTCATCCGGTCCCTGTGCGAACCGCAAGCGCCAGACACTTTTAAATCTCCCTTCCTGTTGATTGCCTTGAACGCTGCAAAACTTCCGCCGGATGTCCTCCGCCGTGCGCTTGAACGCCGTAAGGCGCAGGTTCACGAAGAACTGCGCCTGTTAAGCGGAATTGATAATGAGAACGGATGCACACATGCAGGCTCTGACTGGACCCGAGATTACGGGATAGCCTGCATGAATTTCACACTCCGCTACCTCGAAGACCACGGGGAAGCCCTTATTAAGATCGCCGAAGACGCAGCTGCCCCCTCCCAGGCCGCTGCCGAGTAA
- a CDS encoding Gfo/Idh/MocA family oxidoreductase has protein sequence MKGFPDQANPVSMQFEYWLFWLSNSEHSHDLLDCVSDADDGNLVVFARLAVARLFGVYWCWQNNQEEAPETPTMSNELGIGILGCGKTSRIYFNLIPKFNGLQLRACADLNREVALVRADEFDIRAETVHDLFQAEDISVIVNLSAPDAHAMMSREILNNGKHVYSEKPFARTSAEGAAVRQHAEKLGLFVGCAPDTFMGGAPQTARKAISEGLIGEVTGATLHAMNHGMEAWHPNPDLFYTSGIGPMADFGPYFICSVLNLLGPVEQVSAMSSTPVKTRTIGQGPRKGEVFDVETPTTIHAALSVMDGPLVAFSASWDVQAHAHSAMEIYGSEGTLFLPDPVFFGGDVIRVLKDGTREVLNQENHPFGLPNFKIHGRERANYRSAGLADMANAVRLGHDFRCSMERALHTVDVIEAIQTAAATGQHVKISEMPTRPAPLSPDQAKALLR, from the coding sequence ATGAAAGGATTCCCGGATCAGGCAAATCCTGTTTCCATGCAGTTTGAGTATTGGTTGTTTTGGCTGAGCAACAGCGAGCACAGCCATGATCTTCTGGACTGCGTTTCGGATGCAGACGACGGAAACCTCGTTGTTTTTGCCCGTCTTGCTGTAGCCCGCCTCTTCGGTGTCTACTGGTGCTGGCAAAACAACCAAGAGGAAGCGCCGGAGACGCCCACCATGTCGAACGAGCTGGGTATCGGAATCTTGGGATGCGGCAAGACCTCACGGATCTATTTCAACCTCATCCCGAAGTTCAATGGCCTGCAATTGCGGGCGTGCGCGGACCTCAATCGGGAAGTCGCGCTGGTCCGGGCGGACGAGTTTGATATTCGCGCTGAAACAGTTCATGACCTCTTTCAGGCAGAAGACATTTCCGTGATCGTCAATCTGTCGGCGCCCGATGCACATGCCATGATGAGCCGGGAAATTTTGAACAACGGCAAGCATGTCTATTCGGAAAAGCCGTTTGCGCGCACCTCGGCAGAAGGTGCGGCAGTTCGGCAGCACGCGGAAAAGCTTGGGCTTTTTGTCGGATGCGCGCCTGACACGTTTATGGGCGGGGCGCCGCAAACGGCCCGAAAGGCCATTTCGGAAGGCCTGATTGGAGAGGTCACCGGCGCAACGCTTCATGCCATGAACCACGGCATGGAGGCCTGGCATCCAAATCCCGACCTTTTCTACACATCCGGCATTGGTCCAATGGCTGATTTCGGCCCTTATTTCATATGCAGCGTCCTCAATCTGCTTGGGCCGGTCGAGCAAGTATCGGCGATGTCCAGCACACCAGTTAAAACCCGGACAATTGGTCAAGGACCACGCAAGGGCGAAGTTTTCGACGTTGAAACACCGACGACAATCCACGCTGCTTTGTCCGTGATGGACGGACCGTTAGTTGCTTTTTCCGCAAGTTGGGACGTTCAGGCACATGCGCATTCCGCCATGGAAATCTATGGATCCGAGGGAACGCTCTTTTTGCCGGATCCCGTGTTTTTTGGCGGTGACGTAATTCGGGTTCTAAAGGACGGAACACGGGAGGTCCTGAACCAGGAAAACCACCCCTTCGGCCTGCCTAACTTCAAGATCCATGGCCGGGAACGGGCCAACTACCGGTCTGCTGGCTTGGCAGATATGGCCAATGCGGTGCGCCTCGGGCACGATTTCCGTTGTTCCATGGAACGCGCGCTCCACACTGTTGATGTCATCGAGGCTATTCAGACCGCAGCTGCAACCGGCCAACACGTAAAGATCAGCGAAATGCCCACACGGCCAGCTCCGCTCAGCCCGGACCAGGCCAAAGCCCTTCTGCGCTGA
- a CDS encoding Fur family transcriptional regulator codes for MAHAHPDLTKNQALVFGKLSDASGPLTAYALLDDLREKGFRAPLQVYRALDKLVDYGLVHRLESLNAFVACRHKGCADHKTAAFAICETCGNVQEFSPDRAIEDLLKWTKEQEFRLSRTTIELRGLCKSCSASQQA; via the coding sequence ATGGCGCATGCCCATCCGGATCTGACTAAAAACCAGGCGCTGGTGTTCGGCAAACTTTCTGACGCCAGCGGTCCGCTGACGGCCTATGCCCTTCTCGACGACTTGCGTGAGAAGGGGTTTCGCGCGCCGCTTCAGGTCTACCGGGCGTTGGACAAGCTGGTCGACTACGGTCTGGTCCATCGCCTTGAAAGCCTGAACGCTTTTGTTGCCTGCCGCCACAAAGGTTGCGCGGATCATAAGACCGCGGCGTTTGCGATTTGCGAGACTTGCGGCAATGTTCAGGAGTTTTCTCCGGATCGTGCGATAGAAGACTTGCTCAAGTGGACGAAAGAGCAGGAGTTCAGATTGTCGCGCACGACCATCGAGTTGCGCGGGCTCTGCAAGTCTTGTTCAGCGTCTCAGCAAGCTTAA
- a CDS encoding outer membrane protein assembly factor BamB family protein produces MIGFLKNVSVRPLVVTLALPVFLAGCGSVSEFGSSLNPFSKEDILPGERQAVFDGIDPAAQALGKAASIGAATGGQTWTSAGGGPANDPGNVAVSVSGSRAWQANVGSSGRGLTSSALRVSSRPVSDGSRIYVYKPNGEVVALSTAGGRQWTQNLRPEEERDVGPGGGVVVDGGVVYAATGYRQVAALEAGSGRVIWTAEMDTPARGAPAAGGGHVFVVSQSNEVYAFSKEDGTVAWTFAGIEETAGVLSAANPAISGNRVIVPFSSGEIMAINIKSGEPDWIDGVSRGFRTLALSGLADVSASPVVSGNTVVATGVAGRTVAVDVRTGQRQWDQNLGSVHTPVVSGNAVFMVDLDDRMVALDRSSGETMWATQLPKPEKKKRRRNWAGPILANGALVAFSSDGQIAMVDSASGNIMTTQRTNTDVFVTPIAAGGRVVVLTGRDGVAAFN; encoded by the coding sequence GTGATCGGTTTTCTCAAAAACGTTTCAGTCCGGCCATTGGTGGTGACGCTCGCACTGCCGGTCTTTTTGGCCGGATGCGGGTCTGTCAGTGAATTCGGCAGCTCGCTCAATCCGTTCAGCAAGGAAGACATCTTGCCTGGTGAACGGCAGGCTGTTTTTGATGGTATTGACCCGGCAGCCCAAGCTCTTGGCAAGGCGGCGAGCATTGGAGCCGCAACTGGCGGTCAGACCTGGACAAGTGCAGGCGGCGGTCCGGCCAACGATCCGGGCAATGTGGCTGTCTCCGTTTCTGGCAGCCGGGCCTGGCAGGCCAATGTAGGAAGTTCCGGCCGCGGCTTAACGTCTTCAGCCTTGCGGGTTTCCTCCCGCCCGGTGAGCGATGGCAGCCGCATCTATGTCTATAAGCCGAATGGTGAAGTCGTTGCATTGTCCACCGCTGGTGGCCGGCAGTGGACGCAAAACCTGAGGCCTGAAGAGGAACGCGACGTTGGTCCGGGTGGCGGTGTCGTCGTTGACGGCGGCGTTGTTTATGCCGCGACCGGGTACCGTCAGGTGGCGGCCCTTGAAGCCGGTTCCGGCCGGGTCATCTGGACCGCGGAAATGGATACACCAGCTCGTGGGGCTCCCGCAGCCGGTGGTGGTCACGTATTTGTCGTGAGCCAGTCCAACGAAGTCTATGCGTTTTCCAAGGAAGACGGTACTGTGGCCTGGACTTTTGCCGGGATCGAAGAGACTGCCGGCGTTCTGTCTGCTGCAAATCCTGCCATCTCCGGCAACCGGGTGATTGTGCCATTCTCCTCCGGTGAAATCATGGCCATCAACATCAAGTCCGGCGAGCCGGATTGGATTGATGGTGTGTCTCGCGGCTTCCGCACACTTGCTCTTTCCGGTCTCGCAGATGTTTCTGCGAGCCCGGTTGTCTCCGGCAACACGGTTGTCGCAACCGGCGTTGCCGGTCGCACGGTGGCTGTTGATGTCCGAACCGGACAGCGTCAGTGGGATCAAAACCTTGGCAGCGTTCATACGCCGGTTGTCTCCGGAAACGCTGTGTTCATGGTGGATCTTGACGACCGCATGGTCGCGCTTGATCGCTCGAGCGGTGAAACCATGTGGGCAACACAATTGCCGAAACCGGAAAAGAAGAAGCGCCGCCGCAATTGGGCTGGTCCGATCCTGGCCAATGGCGCGCTCGTCGCCTTTTCCAGTGATGGCCAGATCGCCATGGTCGATTCCGCCTCAGGCAACATCATGACAACACAGCGCACCAACACCGATGTCTTTGTGACGCCGATTGCCGCCGGTGGCCGTGTGGTTGTCCTGACCGGCCGGGATGGCGTTGCCGCGTTTAACTGA
- a CDS encoding efflux RND transporter periplasmic adaptor subunit — MRIKFSYILAAGLAAGIGAWMYSGTVVIGGVGDGENAAPSPAQRIAQATDNLFKVQVVTLTAEERQAVLEVRGRTEAEAKVAVRSHITDDVVDRPAREGARVSAGDILCVLDRGARESRVLEAKAAVAEAEMLKEAATQLSSKGFTAETRVMTVQAQHDAAKARLEEAERALRQTVIRSPIDGVIESPMAEIGAQLDKGSICATVVNSDPMIAIGDVSELNISQISLNMPADVVLVTGENLEGHVRYISPSANPDTRTFRIEVEIPNEDGVARDGVTAVSRLPLPVEKAHKISPAILTLNDTGQVGIRGVGEDNVTVFYPVNVLGGEQDGMWVGGLPETVNAIVVGQEYVSDGVLVDPVFETAEISQ; from the coding sequence ATGCGTATCAAGTTTTCCTATATCCTCGCTGCCGGCCTTGCCGCCGGTATTGGCGCGTGGATGTACAGCGGCACCGTGGTGATCGGTGGCGTTGGCGACGGTGAAAACGCCGCGCCTTCTCCAGCTCAGCGCATCGCACAAGCCACGGACAATCTCTTCAAGGTACAGGTTGTTACCCTGACGGCCGAGGAACGTCAGGCTGTTCTGGAAGTGCGTGGCCGAACTGAAGCGGAAGCCAAGGTTGCTGTTCGCTCCCACATCACGGACGACGTCGTCGACCGTCCGGCGCGTGAGGGCGCGCGGGTGTCTGCTGGAGACATCTTGTGTGTTCTTGACCGCGGCGCGCGGGAATCTCGTGTTCTTGAAGCCAAGGCTGCAGTTGCGGAGGCGGAGATGCTGAAAGAGGCAGCTACGCAGCTGAGTAGCAAGGGTTTCACTGCCGAGACGCGGGTTATGACGGTTCAGGCACAACATGATGCGGCCAAAGCTCGGTTGGAAGAAGCCGAACGAGCCTTGCGCCAGACCGTAATCCGTTCTCCGATTGATGGTGTGATCGAAAGCCCGATGGCCGAAATCGGCGCCCAACTCGACAAGGGCAGCATCTGCGCCACTGTCGTGAATTCCGATCCGATGATCGCTATTGGAGATGTGAGCGAATTGAACATCAGCCAGATCTCTCTGAACATGCCGGCAGACGTCGTGCTTGTTACCGGTGAGAACCTGGAAGGACACGTCCGCTACATTTCACCTTCCGCTAATCCCGACACCCGCACCTTCCGGATTGAGGTTGAAATCCCGAACGAAGACGGTGTCGCCCGCGACGGCGTTACAGCAGTCAGCCGGCTGCCATTGCCCGTCGAGAAAGCTCACAAGATCTCGCCAGCCATCCTGACGTTGAACGACACTGGGCAAGTTGGCATCCGTGGCGTCGGTGAAGACAACGTCACCGTATTCTATCCGGTCAACGTCCTTGGCGGCGAACAGGACGGTATGTGGGTGGGCGGCCTACCTGAAACGGTCAATGCAATCGTGGTCGGACAGGAATACGTTTCTGATGGCGTTCTCGTGGATCCGGTGTTTGAAACCGCGGAGATCAGCCAATGA
- a CDS encoding DUF3429 domain-containing protein, with amino-acid sequence MPNSAEATARMLVSHDDVPLTVFLLTAAGFLPFGALSFGAVFLPAEAQAWILPAQHVYAAIILSFLGGIYWGWEFAMTFVQSRPVSPMRLVIGVLPSIFGWLALFLNGIWPGLALTACFLAWLGYDLWRTQSHSAPRWYPKLRIPVTVAVAVSLIAPVLLAA; translated from the coding sequence ATGCCGAACAGTGCCGAAGCAACTGCCCGCATGCTCGTTTCACATGATGACGTGCCGCTGACTGTTTTTCTGCTTACTGCCGCGGGGTTTCTTCCCTTCGGCGCCCTTTCTTTTGGTGCAGTGTTTCTTCCAGCAGAGGCACAGGCTTGGATCTTGCCGGCCCAGCACGTCTACGCTGCCATAATCCTGTCTTTTCTCGGCGGGATTTATTGGGGGTGGGAATTTGCCATGACGTTTGTCCAGTCGCGCCCGGTGTCACCAATGCGGCTGGTGATTGGTGTCCTGCCATCTATCTTCGGCTGGCTCGCTCTGTTCCTGAACGGTATCTGGCCCGGTTTGGCGCTTACCGCCTGTTTCCTGGCATGGCTTGGATACGACCTCTGGCGAACGCAGTCGCATTCCGCACCGCGCTGGTATCCGAAACTGCGCATTCCGGTCACTGTTGCTGTTGCTGTATCACTGATCGCGCCAGTGCTGCTTGCGGCTTAA